The genomic window TTAAAGTAagcttttagaattttttttggtaattaatgTAACAAATTAATCTCTTAATGTTATGTAATCCATACACtggaaattttctttgtttactAGCAGGTTCCTGAATTATGAGCACTACCGAAGGTAAgcattgtttttttcattaacAGAATAAAGTACTTGAGaatgatttacaaaataaaattgtaTTTGAGAGCAGCGCAGTACTCATATTCTTTCAACCTGTATTAGCACTACCTACCTTGGGAAGAAGATTTCTCCTGTCCGTTGTGTTTGACGACAGGAAAAACCATCCAGCTGCCCTCTATCATGGATCATACCACCATGgcagaaagaaataaaaaattgaaaatgacaatcGTGGAACGGTTTATTACCGGCACATTGTCGAAGGGCCCTTATaacccttttttcttctcgCTTCTTCatataaaaatgacaaagaaagtGAGATTATCATAGATAAAAGCATCCCGTGTTCGAAAAGGCAGTGAAGAGGAAAACTTTCTTCAACCAAAGTGAAAAATGTCCCACCTACTCACCAAGCCTACTGGATGGAGATGCAAAGACGTAGTTCTAGCGAAGCTTTGGAAACATAAAGCTTTACTGCACGGAGAGGAGGGTGGAGCTCGCTCTGAAAGGAAAAACCAGATCTTTTCTGCGTGGAGGGGAgcaggtgaaaaaaaaataaatattgtagGAAGGTGaggaaaataacttgaattccCTCTCATTGGAAGGTTTTCCCTTCGCATTAAGGGCAAAGGTGAACTTTTTTTGCCCCGGTTTGAAAGGGTGTCATTGATTTCAGGAACAACTGCACCCTGAGGTTGAATTGGACTTGtttattgttgatttatatGAGTAGCGCTTGTTGAACTTGTTCACCAATAATCATTGCATGAACACAGGCCACCTCTGAAGTGATGAAATCTGCTGCGATCTCTGATGATGATCTCTCTGTTGTAAACCTTAGCAATGCTTTTGAGAGCTGAATGGCAATCGCGGCAGACCCTCAGGTTCTTCATGATGTGAATAGGCACATTGGCAGGTAGACTTATAAGCCCGAAGGCAACAGCCATCTTCTCGCTGTGAAAGAACAGGGCatgttccttttcttcatcATCAATGTCAAGAAGAACATCCGACGTTATCGGAACATAGCCAGCAACCATCAGCTGCCTTGATATTTCACTGATCATCGCCTGGATTTGTTCAAATCGAGGATGAGTTTTATCCCCAGCGATGAACTCATGCACTCCACCATGCACCATGATCGAGCTACGGCCACATTCCTTCTTGATCCCTGCATTTTCCATCCTCTCTCTGGTTTTTGAAGCATCATACCATTTCCCCATGCTTGCATATATATTGTACAAGATCACATAAATAGCATCTTTGTGAGGTTCCAAGTCTAGCAGCTTCTTTGCTGCCATCTCTGCTAAGAAAACATTATTGTGTGTTCTACAGGCAGCCAACAGGGAAGCCCAAATTATGGCATCAGGCTCCATTGGCATACTGGTTATTAGCTCTTCTGCCTCCTTCAGGCGTCCAGCACGGCCAAGAAGATCAACCATGCAACCATAGTGCTCAACTTTTGGTGTCAACAGATAAGTATCTTGCATCTGTTTAAAATGCAGACGACCTTCCTCAACAAGTCCTCCATGACTACAGGCGGTTAAAACACCAACAAGTGTGATATCATTTGGCTTGATACCTGCTCTCTGCATCTTAGCAAAGTGATCAAGTGCAGTCTTGGGTCTGCCATGcattgcaagtcctgaaatgatcGCCGTCCATGCCAACACATCCTTCTGGGTCATGGAACCAAAGACAAGCATAGCTTCATGTATCCTCCCGCATTTGGCATACATATCCAACAGCGAAGTTCCCAAGAACACATCTGTTTCGATCAAATTAACTATGATGAATGAGTGGATGATTTTTCCCGCGTCAAGGGCACCCATGTTTGCACAAGCAGAGAGTAAGCTAACCATCGTATAACTGTCTGGTTTCAAATTCGTCACACGCAGATCGCAGAACAGAGTCCATGCTTCCTTGTACTGACCAGATTGTACGTGACCCGCTATCATCGAATTGAATGAGATGAGATCTTTAGTTGGCATCTGGTCGAAAAGCAGGCGTGCATCTTCCACCTTACCCTCTTTGCAATATCCATCTATGATGGAATTGCAAGCAACCAAGTTCTTTCGAGGCATGTCATTAAACACTCTTCTTGCAGAGTAAACATCTTCACACTTTGAATACATATCTATTACAGAAACAGCCAAGCGATCATTCATTTCTATGCCTTCTTTATACGCAAACTGATGAACCCATTTTCCGAGGTCCAAATTTTGCAAACGAGCGCACATACGCAGCAGTGATAAAAGAGCAACAGAATCCGGCTTAACACCCACTGACATCATCTCTCTAAAGCAAAACATAGCCTCCATTTCTCGATTGCACTCAGAATACCCCCGTATCATGGTGGTCCATGAAACGACATTCCTctcaggcatttcatcaaacagtcGCCGAGCATCGTCAACCAAACCAACCTTAGCATACACGCCCACTAATGAAGTCCAAGATGCAACACTTTTAGCAACCATCCCATCAAAGACTCTCTTGGCATCATCAAGACGACCAAATACTGAATACATATGGATCAAAGAATCCGCAATGAAGGTATCCGACTCGAAGCCAAAGCGAATGGCTTCACCATGTCCCCTCTTCCCAAACTGTAAGTCCAAGGCCAGAGCACAAGCCTTGAACAGGAAGGAGAATGTGTGTGAGTCGGGACGAAGGCCCTTCACCCTGAGCTCGCCATACAGATCAATCGATGTAGTCGGCCTTCCGTTCCTGGACGAACCTCGTATAATCGTATTCCACAAGTAGGTGCTGCTAGCATTTTGAACTTGTCTAAACAGAAGAAGCCCATAACTATAATCGCCATGATCAGGGTCTACCAGGAAGGCTAGAAGATTGGCAagtgaagaaggaaaaagaacacCATTCACAATCATCTGCGCGTGGAACTGAGTGCATTGTTTCAAGTGTGAAAAGATCGGGCAATGGGCGGCAGGGTTTGGTCTGCAGGAGTAGAGCATTCGAGGAAGAAATTGAGTGCTTGCAGAAGCTTCGTTTTGGCCTTACCAGGAGCAGCCGGTGAAATCGACCAAGCTGAAGTATCGAAAGCGATTTCATTAATGGATGGTTCGAGAAGAATAGACGTTTGCAGCTTGGGCATGCAAAGAATCGCACTCCCAAACACGACTGTGCTCGCAACGTTTATCCTGTCGCTGCGGTTCAGTTCAAAGCGTTCACCTGCAGGCCACTTTCATGCTTGATTAtcaattaacttttttttttccttcctggATATTTTTTTGAAGAACTCATTTTTACCAATCAAGCTTTGTGTCACGTTTGGTAACGTAAATTATTATTTTCGGAAAAAAATTAGTTGCAattttaacttaatttttttattttgttctggaAAAACTCCCAAACGTTATCAAGGCCGCCAAACCCCTCATTTTTGTACGGTAAAATGTAGATTTCGACGCTTGAATTTGGCTTGAATAAAGCCTATCAACCCAATGAACTCATGACAAGCGGTGCACCCATCTAAAAAGAGCCATCGACATTCGACAGGTCtgataaattttttctttttagatatTCAACACGCCAAGTCGCCgaactctatatatatatatagtttgtaaatatatacataaaaaaatcatgaaaacttGACTTTAGATCAAATCTCAAGTAGAACCATCTACCCATCATGTTTTCaatgatttttgtttgaatatatatttaataacatTTACATTCATCTATATGATTGTCAAGAAAACCAAGGATGAAGATAAAAGAGCCTGAAGTTACTGTTGATGAATCCCAGTCCAATCATTGAGAAAAGGAGATTGCTGGCATCATTTGATCAGTGTTCTTGGCCACCAAGAAAGAGACTCTTTGCGACATCTCAGCAGGTGGTGCTTTGCCGTGTGATGCACCTGCTGCCAGGAGGCGATCAACTAAGACTCTAAGAGGCTCTTTCTCTCATGCTAATTTGCTGCCTGTTTCACTCTTGCAGTCTTGTGCAATGGTATAAATGTATTCATGAGGTCCAATTTTACGAACATTCAAAATATAAGGAAAATCCAATGTGTAAAACAAGTTTATCAGCAGATAAATTTAAGACcattcataaatttattttacaaattttaaatcTACACATCAACATTGTCCAGTTGTTTTTAAATGTAACAATTTCAAATCTTTCGAGCGTATGCACATGGTTAAATTAGCCAGAAACAATTACAAGTAATTGAgaagtcatatatatatatatataatttcagtTCATTGAAGATGGGACAGCCATCAGGTTTGTTTCTGTGTACTGATACAGGTTGCGACGATATGGCTCTTTTATGTTGTTGCTAACCTGCATTCCATGAAACTGAGGCAGCGGGGCTGGCGTCTCCACCCCCAGATATTTGTTTCTGCAGATGCTCTAGGCTTGCCACCCGCAGCAAGGACGAGCTGCACGCAGCCTTGCTCGTGGAGCCATACACTCCACTATTAACAGTGGCAATGTTGTCGCGCACTTTTGCTCCATCAGAAGGTGGGTGGGAATGATGTGCCCCGTTTCTCGTTGGAGCAATGGATTCTGCAGTGCCGCGCGATGAAGATCCAGATAACTGTGTATTCAGAGATGAAAAATCGAATGTCTGGAAAAAAGGGCCAGCTCCAGTTACTCGCTTAACTGCCTCTTCAGCCATCTTCACCTAAAATGAGCTCCATTTAACCGTGGTTAGCAACTGGTCCACTGGAAGCCAAAGACAGGCACAAATATCTGTCTCGGTTATGCCTTCCAGGAAAAAGTaactaaaagaagaaaacatgccCACAACGTACAATAGAAATATAAAAGTAACTGAAACATCAAGATACAACTGGGATAATGTCTCAAGACAACAGTAAATTCAAATTGGAAGATACCATGATCCTTTCCCtttcaaaaatcatttttaagcAAAAGGAACTTTATAAATTATAGATATACGAAGATAAGAagaaatgcaaataaaaatgtGGTTGGATTTTCAGTAACAAAGACGATCACTAGAATGTAGCATATGAACTAGCAGCTCACCTTGGCTCTCAATGTCTCAACATCTGCTTTTAAGATTCTATTGTTCACAGCAGCCTCACTGCACTTGTGGTTTATATCTGTAAATCTCTTCAGCAATGAGGAGTTCTCAACTTTCAACTGCGCAACCTATTTATTACAAGCATAAAGTTATAATAAGTCCATTGCTGTTGAGAGAAATGGAAGTGCATGAAGATGAATGCAGGTAAAATGGGAACGTTAAACCGACCTGTGTCTCAAGTTCACTTAAATGTGCTTGTTTCCTTCGCCGGGAGCGCCTTGCAGACTCTCTATTAGAGAGCATCCTGAACCAAATGAAGTGGAACAGTAAAATGCTGTGGCATAGTCCAAAGAAAACCAACAATTCCTAGCATTTGCAAGAGATTCACCATCATGGCCCCACCAAATGGAAAAGGACAGAAAAAATTCAACAATGTTCACACTCCTAGCTAAAGTCTGATAGCTGTTAACAACACTTGCAATGAATATTTTCCATGCAAGAAAAATGACATATGAACACAAAGAAGTGTACAAGCAAAACAAACATAGATggaattttttcatattttttacacGTAAAAAAAACTAAACGACATGCTTGTTGATCTGTTGTGGGATCCTCATAGTAGAAGTGGTTCTCCGCTGTTTCATATGCGGCAGCAAGCCTTGTCGGTCATCATATTTCATTTGCCAATAATAAACATTAGAGAACATTATTACCTCCGCATGCGCTTAACATCAGCAGTATCCTTTTGCCCAATCATCTCTGACTCTCCTTCAaggtcatcatcatcatcatctgatTGATCCTTCGAGGACCCGCTCCCAGCTGCCTTAACATAAG from Nymphaea colorata isolate Beijing-Zhang1983 chromosome 6, ASM883128v2, whole genome shotgun sequence includes these protein-coding regions:
- the LOC116256435 gene encoding light-inducible protein CPRF2-like; the protein is MADSFWAASSHAGSSSELGRNTSEWAFQRHLHSNASISFPSSSSPEINNFDGRGGGGDSNSFVGSVFGSKKNASTLPHVDSANYQALLKQRLDLACAAVAMARASGVKSHLPPLADNGHHSSERSELCSHSSNKGPSKVEVKAADSPIQVPSMPIVEKGVDAYVKAAGSGSSKDQSDDDDDDLEGESEMIGQKDTADVKRMRRMLSNRESARRSRRRKQAHLSELETQVAQLKVENSSLLKRFTDINHKCSEAAVNNRILKADVETLRAKVKMAEEAVKRVTGAGPFFQTFDFSSLNTQLSGSSSRGTAESIAPTRNGAHHSHPPSDGAKVRDNIATVNSGVYGSTSKAACSSSLLRVASLEHLQKQISGGGDASPAASVSWNAG
- the LOC116255628 gene encoding pentatricopeptide repeat-containing protein At1g08070, chloroplastic-like; amino-acid sequence: MLYSCRPNPAAHCPIFSHLKQCTQFHAQMIVNGVLFPSSLANLLAFLVDPDHGDYSYGLLLFRQVQNASSTYLWNTIIRGSSRNGRPTTSIDLYGELRVKGLRPDSHTFSFLFKACALALDLQFGKRGHGEAIRFGFESDTFIADSLIHMYSVFGRLDDAKRVFDGMVAKSVASWTSLVGVYAKVGLVDDARRLFDEMPERNVVSWTTMIRGYSECNREMEAMFCFREMMSVGVKPDSVALLSLLRMCARLQNLDLGKWVHQFAYKEGIEMNDRLAVSVIDMYSKCEDVYSARRVFNDMPRKNLVACNSIIDGYCKEGKVEDARLLFDQMPTKDLISFNSMIAGHVQSGQYKEAWTLFCDLRVTNLKPDSYTMVSLLSACANMGALDAGKIIHSFIIVNLIETDVFLGTSLLDMYAKCGRIHEAMLVFGSMTQKDVLAWTAIISGLAMHGRPKTALDHFAKMQRAGIKPNDITLVGVLTACSHGGLVEEGRLHFKQMQDTYLLTPKVEHYGCMVDLLGRAGRLKEAEELITSMPMEPDAIIWASLLAACRTHNNVFLAEMAAKKLLDLEPHKDAIYVILYNIYASMGKWYDASKTRERMENAGIKKECGRSSIMVHGGVHEFIAGDKTHPRFEQIQAMISEISRQLMVAGYVPITSDVLLDIDDEEKEHALFFHSEKMAVAFGLISLPANVPIHIMKNLRVCRDCHSALKSIAKVYNREIIIRDRSRFHHFRGGLCSCNDYW